The Pseudomonadota bacterium genome window below encodes:
- a CDS encoding radical SAM protein, whose translation MLRFTRNCPWNQCAFCHVYKKRKFEARDLEEIKKDIDTVKAIQDDIVNLSLEKGFDGKITESLAEYIFSGNTYNECYRSVAIWLYFGGKNVFVQDANSPAMKTDVFVSALEYLKDKFPTVDRVTSYARSRTIAKRLSVDDLVKMKNAGLTRLHIGLESGNNALLKYMKKGATKEDHVECGKKVKESGIELSEYIVLGMGGKKWWKEHAIETAEVLNRIDPDFIRFRTLKVLKDMLLYEKLETGDFTLSTEEEIVLEERLLIENLDGITSHIKSDHILNLLEEVDGKLPEDKKKLLSIIDEFLSLTEEQKLVFRFGRRAGIYRGLNDLNDELTYFKIKKQIREMESKEPGSTEKTLSLLLDNYI comes from the coding sequence TTGTTGAGGTTTACCCGGAACTGCCCTTGGAACCAATGTGCCTTTTGCCACGTATACAAAAAGAGGAAGTTCGAAGCAAGGGATCTGGAAGAGATAAAAAAAGACATTGATACTGTAAAAGCCATACAAGACGATATTGTAAATTTATCGCTGGAAAAGGGGTTCGATGGTAAGATAACCGAATCTCTGGCCGAATACATATTCTCCGGCAACACCTATAATGAATGTTACAGGAGCGTAGCTATCTGGCTTTATTTTGGCGGGAAAAACGTATTTGTACAGGATGCAAATTCTCCTGCCATGAAAACGGATGTTTTTGTCAGTGCACTGGAATATTTAAAAGATAAATTTCCAACTGTAGACAGAGTAACATCCTATGCCCGTTCAAGAACTATTGCAAAAAGATTATCCGTTGATGACTTAGTAAAGATGAAAAATGCCGGGCTTACAAGGCTTCACATAGGTCTTGAATCGGGCAACAACGCCCTCCTTAAGTATATGAAAAAAGGGGCAACCAAAGAAGATCATGTTGAATGTGGAAAAAAGGTCAAAGAATCAGGCATAGAACTTTCTGAATATATTGTTCTCGGCATGGGCGGCAAAAAATGGTGGAAAGAACATGCAATTGAAACTGCTGAAGTCCTTAACCGCATAGACCCGGATTTCATAAGGTTCAGAACATTAAAAGTTTTAAAAGATATGCTTCTTTACGAAAAACTTGAAACAGGTGATTTTACACTTTCGACAGAAGAGGAAATCGTTCTGGAGGAAAGGCTGTTAATAGAGAACCTGGATGGAATTACAAGCCATATAAAAAGTGACCACATTCTTAACCTGCTCGAAGAGGTCGATGGCAAGCTTCCGGAAGATAAAAAAAAGTTGCTGTCGATTATTGATGAATTTCTTTCTCTTACCGAGGAACAGAAGCTTGTATTCAGGTTCGGTAGAAGAGCCGGCATTTACAGAGGATTAAACGATTTAAATGATGAGCTTACATACTTCAAAATAAAAAAGCAAATCCGTGAAATGGAATCAAAAGAACCGGGCAGCACTGAAAAAACCCTCTCGCTGCTACTTGATAATTATATTTAA
- a CDS encoding DUF6364 family protein, translating into MPKCKLNITIDGDLIEYIKIYAEQQRTTVSEVFTQFILNLKRVKEKDPTEIILADNEFKETLMQTIASIKSGDAKWLKYDEVF; encoded by the coding sequence ATGCCTAAATGCAAACTCAATATCACAATTGATGGAGACCTTATTGAATATATAAAAATCTATGCAGAACAACAGCGAACTACGGTATCCGAGGTTTTTACGCAATTTATTCTTAATCTTAAACGGGTTAAAGAAAAAGACCCTACAGAAATAATTCTGGCTGATAATGAATTTAAGGAAACCCTCATGCAAACTATCGCAAGCATTAAATCCGGTGATGCAAAATGGTTAAAATATGATGAGGTTTTCTGA
- a CDS encoding Bro-N domain-containing protein — protein sequence MERNKIVVFESKKIRRIWYEEEWYFSVVDVCGALTDAPNDLTARKYWNKLAQRLRAEGSEVVTNCHRLKLEAPDGKMRETDCANTKGMFRIIQSIPSPKAEPFKQWLAQVGYERVQEIENPELAQERMKELYELKGYPKDWIDKRLRGIAIRQNLTDEWKERGIESERNYSILTAEISKATFGITPSEYKNLKGLTRKTQNLRDHMTDLELIFTMLGEKVTTEISRNEKPETFEKNRKVAKRGGGVAGKAREETEKELGRSIVTNQNFLLKKKESIEGKE from the coding sequence ATGGAACGCAACAAAATCGTGGTTTTTGAGAGCAAGAAGATTCGTCGCATCTGGTACGAAGAGGAATGGTATTTCTCTGTGGTGGATGTCTGCGGGGCTTTAACTGATGCTCCAAATGATCTGACAGCAAGGAAATATTGGAATAAACTCGCTCAGAGATTACGTGCTGAAGGCAGCGAAGTGGTGACAAATTGTCACCGGTTGAAGCTTGAGGCTCCTGACGGCAAGATGAGGGAAACCGATTGCGCCAATACCAAAGGTATGTTCCGTATAATCCAATCCATTCCATCACCGAAAGCTGAACCGTTTAAGCAATGGCTGGCGCAAGTGGGGTATGAAAGAGTACAGGAGATTGAAAACCCGGAGCTGGCACAGGAGAGGATGAAGGAATTGTATGAACTTAAAGGTTATCCGAAAGATTGGATCGACAAACGTTTACGCGGCATTGCCATTCGCCAGAACCTTACTGACGAGTGGAAAGAGCGAGGCATTGAAAGCGAACGGAATTATTCGATTCTCACTGCTGAGATATCAAAGGCAACTTTCGGAATCACCCCGTCCGAATACAAAAATTTGAAAGGACTGACCAGAAAAACTCAGAATTTACGCGACCACATGACTGATTTGGAATTGATCTTCACCATGCTTGGCGAAAAAGTCACTACTGAAATATCACGCAATGAAAAACCGGAAACCTTTGAAAAAAACAGGAAAGTGGCCAAACGCGGTGGAGGAGTTGCCGGAAAAGCACGAGAAGAAAC
- a CDS encoding hemolysin family protein gives MPFLEIISVIILLILNGIFSAGEMAIVSMRKSEIREMVKEKKKKKAEALFEMKENPERFLSAVQIGITLFGTLASAIGGVFSVKYLKPLFDRVPFVRVISDSVSLVIVVVVLTYFFLIIGELVPKYIGINYKKRVALWVTPIFGFTSRVFFVFVNFMSLSTMFVVQSLNLKKREEHVGEGEIKILLEEGRRKGIFDKTEEELIHGVFEFADKSVKDVMVPKPNIYSINIEESKETIMEYIVENEFSRYPVYKHNHDNIVGIVYLKDIFKQMWGQQAHFNLERLVRKPYFVPDTMKVSVLLKEMQKRRQHLAIVIDEYGTTVGIVTLEDLMEEVFGEIMDETDVDDRIEKLKDGTVIIDASYSVRDLNNRLNINLPESPDYETLGGFILVRIQDIPRGGEIIYHGAHRFTIVGIEGKRITKVKLDKP, from the coding sequence ATGCCCTTTTTAGAAATTATCTCGGTGATAATTCTTTTAATCCTAAACGGTATTTTTTCAGCAGGGGAAATGGCCATTGTTTCGATGAGAAAGAGCGAGATAAGGGAAATGGTAAAAGAAAAAAAAAAAAAAAAGGCCGAGGCATTGTTCGAAATGAAGGAAAATCCGGAAAGGTTCCTGTCTGCAGTACAAATCGGCATTACTTTGTTCGGCACTCTTGCTTCAGCAATAGGAGGCGTCTTTTCGGTAAAATACTTAAAACCATTATTTGACAGGGTACCTTTTGTCCGGGTGATAAGCGACAGTGTTTCTCTCGTAATTGTGGTAGTGGTACTGACGTATTTTTTTCTCATTATCGGTGAGCTTGTACCGAAATATATCGGCATAAATTATAAAAAACGGGTTGCTCTCTGGGTTACACCCATATTCGGGTTTACCTCCAGAGTATTCTTTGTTTTTGTTAATTTTATGTCACTTTCTACAATGTTCGTGGTGCAAAGTCTTAATCTGAAAAAACGCGAAGAACATGTAGGAGAAGGTGAAATAAAAATACTGCTGGAGGAAGGCAGGAGGAAGGGCATCTTCGATAAGACAGAGGAGGAACTGATTCATGGCGTATTTGAATTTGCCGACAAATCAGTCAAAGATGTTATGGTCCCCAAACCGAATATTTACAGCATCAATATTGAAGAAAGCAAGGAAACAATCATGGAATATATCGTTGAAAATGAGTTTTCACGTTACCCTGTTTACAAGCACAATCATGATAACATTGTAGGTATTGTCTATCTTAAAGATATTTTTAAGCAAATGTGGGGCCAGCAGGCGCATTTCAATCTTGAAAGACTGGTGAGAAAACCCTATTTTGTACCTGATACAATGAAAGTGAGCGTCTTGCTGAAAGAAATGCAGAAGAGACGCCAGCACCTTGCTATTGTAATTGATGAATATGGAACAACCGTTGGCATTGTAACACTTGAAGACCTTATGGAGGAAGTATTCGGGGAGATTATGGATGAGACAGATGTGGACGACAGGATAGAAAAACTGAAGGATGGTACTGTCATTATCGATGCCTCCTATTCTGTCAGGGACCTGAACAACAGGTTAAATATCAATCTGCCGGAATCTCCTGATTATGAGACTCTCGGCGGGTTTATCCTTGTCCGGATTCAGGACATCCCAAGGGGCGGAGAGATAATTTATCATGGTGCGCATAGATTCACCATAGTGGGCATAGAAGGAAAAAGGATTACAAAAGTTAAACTGGACAAACCCTGA
- a CDS encoding N-6 DNA methylase has protein sequence MLDTDTKRRIDTARDILVGKVPDPKSQVEQITIALIYKFMDDMDAESEEFGGKRKFFANEFAHYGWAKLMRSGLGGHETLNLYAEAIARMPENPGIPLLFRNIFKNAYLPYRDPETLKMFLKVIDEFNYDHSEKLGDAFEYLLSVLGSQGDAGQFRTPRHIIDFMVEIIDPKKNETMLDPACGTAGFLISSYKHILRANSVQTSPSTSSSPSTLSTCTLTPDEKGRLAQNFKGYDISPDMVRLSLVNMYLHGFADPHIFEYDTLTSQDRWNEYADVILANPPFMSPKGGIKPHNRFSVQSKRSEVLFVDYMAEHLTPNGRAGIIVPEGIIFQSQTAYKQLRKMLVEEHLVAVVSLPAGVFNPYSGVKTSILILDKSLARKTNTIAFFKIENDGFGLGAQRREIDKNDLPPAAAFLKSYFQSTLSTSSTTSTPSTPNALIVEKAKIAANGEYNLSGERYRENGVRLSVFPLRQFEDVCTLEYGASLPKEKRIDGPYPVVGSNGITGYHNEYLVEGPAIIVGRKGSAGEVTLIEQHCFPIDTTYYVKQTNPSKSNIVFLFWILKSLNLPDLRGGAGIPGLNRSDVYNTHQIPLPPLEVQKEIVAEIEGYQKVINGARAVLDNYRPHIPIHPDWPMVELGQHFATMSGGTPSKVEHRFWMGQIPWVSPKDMKADLIEDTEDHISEAAVEASATKLIPAGSVVCVVRSGILKHSFPVALLGGDMCINQDLIAFRPKTDAVISKFLFYVLKTRSSSIIEDGIKPGVTVQSFYNGFFRDYLIPLPPLATQQAIVAEIEAEQALVAANRELIARFEKKIQTTLARVWGEDELSQKETATVEGKK, from the coding sequence ATGCTCGACACTGACACCAAACGCCGTATAGATACCGCCCGCGATATCCTCGTCGGCAAAGTGCCCGACCCCAAGAGCCAGGTGGAACAGATCACCATCGCCCTCATCTACAAGTTCATGGACGACATGGACGCTGAGAGCGAGGAGTTCGGCGGGAAGCGCAAGTTCTTTGCCAATGAGTTTGCTCACTACGGCTGGGCTAAACTTATGCGCTCCGGTCTGGGCGGCCACGAGACACTGAATCTCTACGCCGAAGCCATTGCCAGAATGCCGGAGAACCCCGGCATCCCGCTGCTTTTCCGCAACATTTTCAAGAACGCCTATCTGCCTTACCGCGACCCCGAAACACTCAAGATGTTCCTCAAGGTAATTGACGAGTTCAACTACGACCACAGCGAAAAACTCGGCGATGCTTTCGAGTATCTGCTCTCCGTGCTCGGCTCCCAGGGGGACGCCGGACAGTTCCGCACCCCGCGCCATATCATCGATTTCATGGTAGAAATCATCGATCCGAAAAAAAACGAGACCATGCTTGACCCGGCCTGCGGCACCGCCGGGTTCCTCATCTCGTCATACAAGCATATCCTGCGCGCGAATTCGGTTCAGACTTCACCGTCCACCTCGTCCAGTCCGTCCACACTGTCCACTTGCACCCTGACTCCTGACGAAAAAGGGCGCCTCGCGCAGAACTTCAAGGGCTACGACATCTCGCCCGACATGGTGCGCCTGTCTCTGGTAAACATGTATTTACACGGCTTTGCCGATCCGCACATCTTTGAGTACGATACCCTCACCAGCCAGGACCGCTGGAACGAATACGCCGATGTGATCCTCGCCAATCCGCCCTTCATGTCGCCGAAAGGAGGCATTAAGCCCCACAACCGCTTCTCGGTGCAGTCCAAGCGTTCTGAAGTGCTCTTCGTAGACTACATGGCCGAGCACCTCACACCTAACGGCCGTGCCGGCATCATTGTGCCCGAGGGTATAATCTTCCAGAGCCAGACCGCCTATAAGCAACTGCGCAAGATGCTGGTAGAGGAGCACCTCGTCGCTGTGGTCTCGCTTCCGGCTGGCGTGTTCAACCCCTATTCCGGCGTCAAGACCTCGATCCTCATCCTCGACAAGTCGCTGGCCAGGAAAACCAACACCATCGCCTTCTTCAAAATCGAAAACGACGGCTTCGGCCTCGGCGCCCAGCGCCGCGAGATCGACAAAAACGACCTGCCCCCCGCCGCCGCCTTCCTGAAATCTTATTTCCAGTCCACCTTGTCCACGTCGTCCACCACGTCCACTCCGTCCACCCCCAACGCTCTAATTGTGGAAAAAGCCAAAATCGCAGCAAATGGGGAATATAATCTGAGTGGGGAGAGGTATCGGGAGAACGGAGTCCGGCTCTCGGTGTTTCCACTGCGTCAGTTTGAGGACGTCTGCACTTTGGAATACGGTGCATCTCTTCCGAAGGAGAAACGCATTGACGGACCCTACCCAGTTGTCGGATCAAACGGCATTACTGGCTACCACAACGAGTATCTCGTCGAAGGTCCAGCGATCATTGTGGGACGCAAAGGCTCGGCGGGCGAAGTCACTCTTATTGAACAGCACTGTTTCCCGATCGACACCACCTACTATGTCAAACAAACAAATCCCAGCAAGTCGAACATCGTCTTCCTGTTTTGGATACTGAAGAGCCTGAACCTCCCTGATTTGCGAGGCGGTGCTGGAATACCCGGCCTTAATCGAAGCGACGTCTACAACACACATCAAATCCCCCTCCCTCCCCTTGAAGTGCAGAAAGAAATCGTGGCAGAAATCGAGGGCTACCAGAAAGTCATCAACGGCGCGCGTGCCGTCCTCGACAACTACCGCCCCCACATTCCCATCCACCCCGACTGGCCGATGGTGGAGTTGGGGCAGCATTTCGCAACTATGAGCGGAGGCACTCCGTCCAAGGTTGAGCATAGGTTCTGGATGGGCCAAATACCGTGGGTGTCCCCCAAGGACATGAAGGCGGACCTTATTGAGGACACCGAGGATCACATTTCAGAAGCAGCCGTTGAAGCGAGTGCAACAAAGTTGATTCCCGCCGGGTCTGTTGTCTGCGTAGTCAGGTCAGGCATCCTCAAGCATTCATTCCCGGTGGCCCTACTCGGCGGAGATATGTGTATCAATCAAGACCTTATCGCGTTCAGGCCAAAAACAGATGCGGTTATTTCCAAGTTCTTGTTCTATGTGTTAAAAACGAGGTCTTCTTCGATCATTGAAGACGGCATCAAGCCTGGGGTGACAGTGCAGAGTTTCTACAACGGGTTCTTTCGAGATTACCTCATCCCCCTCCCACCCCTCGCCACTCAGCAAGCCATTGTTGCCGAGATTGAGGCCGAGCAGGCGCTGGTTGCTGCCAACCGCGAACTGATCGCCCGCTTTGAGAAAAAGATCCAGACCACTCTCGCCCGCGTCTGGGGTGAGGACGAATTGTCCCAAAAGGAAACTGCTACTGTGGAGGGAAAGAAATGA
- a CDS encoding flavodoxin family protein, whose protein sequence is MINTVILFGSPRKEGNTVQLVNILSKTLREKGHNVRTIYLNDLNIRPCQGCLACLPEGICRINDDMKDIRKYMMESDIIVYATPIYWFSPSSQLKLVIDRSLAFLDENYGSRIKGKKAVTIMTCADEDIETCRPSIDIFKKTFSLLGLEYAGSIEAIGCEEKCTVRNEYKKKTKKLAESIA, encoded by the coding sequence ATGATAAATACCGTTATTTTATTTGGAAGCCCGCGAAAAGAGGGCAATACAGTCCAGCTTGTAAACATATTGTCGAAAACATTAAGAGAAAAAGGACATAACGTTAGAACTATATACCTTAACGACCTGAACATCAGGCCCTGTCAGGGATGTCTTGCCTGTTTGCCTGAGGGAATATGCAGGATAAATGATGATATGAAAGACATACGTAAATATATGATGGAATCTGACATTATTGTCTATGCAACGCCCATCTACTGGTTTTCCCCATCCAGTCAATTGAAACTTGTAATTGACAGGTCTTTAGCTTTTCTTGATGAAAACTATGGGTCACGGATCAAAGGTAAAAAGGCCGTCACCATCATGACCTGTGCTGATGAAGATATTGAAACATGCAGGCCTTCCATAGATATATTCAAGAAGACCTTCAGCCTCCTTGGCCTTGAATATGCGGGCAGCATTGAAGCAATTGGATGCGAAGAGAAATGCACAGTCAGGAACGAGTATAAAAAGAAAACAAAAAAACTCGCAGAATCAATAGCATGA
- a CDS encoding tRNA 2-thiocytidine(32) synthetase TtcA, protein MNIKGPLYFTTKKVGKAIWDYQMLKEGDKVLIGVSGGKDSLSLLRIMKERIKFVPINYEITACFVDMGFDWINKDILIEHFKKEEIPYIVAPHPDGWNGEETFGCFWCSWNRRKALFDLAYKGGYNKIAFAHHMDDIIETMLLNLFFQGEIGTMRPYQEMFDGELAIIRPLAYVEEKEIVRLAKVLELPVISSECPNGKTSKRSLVKGIVAELKKHNPNVKKNIFRSLQKVRKEYLLD, encoded by the coding sequence ATGAATATAAAAGGCCCCCTGTATTTTACAACAAAAAAGGTGGGCAAAGCTATCTGGGATTATCAGATGCTCAAAGAAGGGGATAAGGTACTGATCGGCGTGTCAGGCGGCAAAGACAGCCTTTCCCTTCTCAGGATCATGAAGGAACGGATAAAATTTGTCCCTATAAACTATGAGATCACCGCATGTTTTGTGGATATGGGTTTTGACTGGATCAATAAGGACATATTAATAGAACATTTTAAAAAAGAAGAAATTCCTTATATCGTTGCGCCGCACCCTGACGGATGGAACGGAGAAGAAACCTTCGGCTGTTTCTGGTGCAGCTGGAACAGAAGAAAGGCATTGTTCGACCTTGCCTACAAAGGCGGGTATAACAAGATTGCCTTTGCCCACCACATGGATGACATTATTGAAACAATGCTTCTGAATCTCTTTTTTCAGGGTGAAATAGGCACCATGCGTCCCTATCAGGAGATGTTTGACGGCGAGCTCGCAATCATAAGGCCCCTGGCATATGTAGAGGAAAAAGAGATAGTCAGGCTTGCAAAGGTGCTCGAACTGCCTGTCATCTCCTCTGAATGCCCCAATGGTAAAACATCCAAAAGGAGTCTTGTAAAAGGCATCGTTGCAGAACTTAAAAAACATAACCCGAATGTAAAGAAGAATATCTTCCGGAGCCTGCAGAAGGTAAGGAAGGAATATCTGCTGGATTGA
- a CDS encoding DEAD/DEAH box helicase family protein has protein sequence MPDKEATARIKINKLLEAAGWRFFASAKSPANICLEPSVTIKSIDLNDMGQNFEKTGKGFIDFLLLDAKGFPFIVLEAKSEDKNPLAGKEQARKYARSQNCRFVILSNGNLHYFWDLERGNPYVITSFPTPDSVTNYQKVTPNPQRLIEEQVGDDYIVLTQRPNYQSEAAWRNDAERPGYIQSNKLRFLRPYQLKAVHMLQAAIKEGKDRFLFEMATGTGKTLTAAAVIKLFLRTGNARRVLFLVDRLELEDQAKKAFTSLLSADFQTIIYKENRDDWRRAEIVVTTVQSLLFNNKYQQLFSPTDFDLVISDEAHRSIGGNARAVFDYFIGYKLGLTATPRDYLRKFDNTNPSTRDPRELERRLLLDTYRTFGCENSQPTYRYSLLDGVKEGYLINPTVVDARTEITTELLSDVGFVVSFVDETGEDQQEAFKQQEFEKRFFADATNQLFCKTFLENALRDPVSGEIGKSIIFAVSQNHAAKLAQILNQMADRMFPGKYQSDFTVQVTSQIPDAQQFTINFANNNLLGSANFLPAYKTSKARVCVTVGMMTTGYDCTDILNLCLFRPIFSPTDFIQIKGRGTRNHNFLEQLFDDSLKDNVKQPQKSAFKLFDFFANCEYFEEEFKYDEVLKLPKPQSGRREGGDGAPIVTGGVYDHPGADILASIREETIGFEGMKIDRMFFEKFEDTIRENATIASAVEAGQWDRIIDYVNREVFDKPEEYYNLDKLRKAAAVDRRLTLREILEKIFGLIPRFKSRNELLEEEFAKFVADYKPEEAEAIPAIKNYFKAYVTSDSIRHIIEGKLFTDLATNPVFSSRDFKAVPPKYRSLIPEYVKDYVSLNQFTT, from the coding sequence GTGCCCGATAAAGAAGCCACTGCCCGCATCAAGATTAACAAGCTGCTCGAAGCAGCAGGGTGGCGCTTCTTCGCTTCAGCAAAAAGCCCTGCCAATATCTGTCTTGAACCAAGTGTCACGATCAAATCTATTGATCTCAACGACATGGGCCAGAACTTCGAGAAAACAGGCAAAGGTTTCATTGACTTCCTGCTTCTTGATGCAAAGGGATTCCCTTTCATCGTCCTTGAAGCAAAGTCAGAGGACAAGAACCCGCTTGCCGGCAAAGAACAGGCACGCAAATACGCCCGTTCCCAAAACTGCCGCTTTGTCATCCTGTCCAACGGCAACCTGCACTATTTCTGGGATTTGGAACGTGGCAACCCCTATGTCATAACTTCCTTTCCAACCCCGGATTCGGTGACAAACTATCAAAAAGTTACACCCAATCCTCAGCGCCTTATCGAAGAGCAGGTCGGCGATGATTACATCGTTCTTACCCAGCGCCCGAATTATCAGTCTGAAGCTGCGTGGCGCAATGATGCGGAACGCCCCGGTTATATCCAGTCCAACAAACTGCGTTTCTTGCGCCCCTATCAATTGAAAGCCGTCCACATGCTTCAAGCTGCCATAAAGGAAGGTAAAGACCGTTTTCTTTTTGAAATGGCCACAGGAACCGGCAAAACCCTCACTGCCGCCGCTGTTATCAAACTTTTTCTTCGCACCGGCAATGCCCGGCGTGTCCTCTTCCTTGTGGATCGCCTCGAACTTGAAGATCAGGCCAAAAAAGCATTCACGTCTCTGCTGTCCGCCGATTTTCAAACAATCATCTACAAGGAAAACCGGGACGACTGGCGGCGTGCGGAGATCGTGGTCACCACTGTGCAATCCCTGCTTTTCAACAACAAATATCAGCAGCTCTTCTCTCCGACCGATTTTGACCTCGTCATCTCCGACGAAGCGCACCGTTCTATCGGCGGCAATGCCCGCGCTGTTTTTGATTATTTCATCGGCTACAAGCTGGGTCTCACTGCCACGCCCAGGGACTACCTCAGGAAGTTCGACAATACTAATCCATCCACCCGCGATCCCCGCGAGTTAGAGCGTCGGCTGTTGCTCGACACCTACCGTACCTTCGGTTGTGAAAACAGCCAGCCAACCTATCGCTATTCACTGCTGGACGGCGTGAAGGAAGGTTACCTTATTAATCCCACGGTAGTGGATGCCCGTACTGAAATCACCACAGAACTACTTTCTGATGTGGGTTTCGTCGTCTCTTTTGTTGATGAAACAGGCGAGGACCAGCAGGAGGCATTTAAGCAACAGGAGTTCGAGAAGCGTTTTTTCGCCGATGCCACTAACCAGCTTTTCTGCAAGACCTTCCTTGAAAATGCCCTGCGCGATCCTGTCAGCGGGGAGATCGGCAAGTCCATTATCTTTGCCGTCAGCCAGAACCACGCCGCCAAGTTGGCGCAAATTTTAAATCAGATGGCCGACAGGATGTTCCCCGGCAAATACCAATCCGACTTTACAGTACAGGTCACATCCCAGATCCCCGACGCCCAGCAGTTTACCATCAACTTCGCCAATAATAATCTGCTCGGCTCGGCAAACTTTCTGCCTGCTTACAAGACCAGCAAGGCGCGGGTCTGTGTGACCGTAGGTATGATGACCACCGGTTACGACTGCACTGACATTCTCAATCTCTGCCTTTTCCGCCCCATCTTCTCGCCGACTGATTTCATCCAGATCAAGGGGCGCGGCACCCGCAATCACAACTTCCTTGAACAGCTTTTCGATGACAGTCTCAAAGATAACGTAAAACAGCCGCAGAAGTCCGCCTTCAAGCTCTTCGACTTCTTTGCCAACTGCGAGTATTTCGAGGAGGAATTCAAATACGATGAAGTGCTCAAATTGCCGAAACCCCAAAGCGGCCGCCGTGAAGGGGGAGATGGCGCACCAATAGTCACAGGCGGCGTCTACGACCACCCAGGCGCGGACATCCTTGCCTCTATCAGGGAAGAAACTATTGGCTTTGAAGGGATGAAGATCGACCGCATGTTCTTCGAGAAATTCGAGGACACCATACGCGAGAACGCGACTATCGCCAGCGCTGTCGAAGCCGGGCAATGGGATCGCATCATTGACTACGTCAACCGCGAGGTCTTTGACAAACCCGAGGAATACTACAACCTCGACAAGTTGCGCAAAGCTGCTGCCGTGGATCGCCGCCTTACCCTGCGCGAGATCCTGGAAAAAATCTTTGGCCTGATCCCGCGTTTTAAGTCCAGGAATGAACTGCTGGAAGAAGAATTTGCCAAATTTGTCGCTGACTACAAACCTGAAGAGGCCGAGGCCATCCCGGCAATCAAGAATTATTTTAAGGCCTATGTCACCAGTGATTCGATCCGCCACATCATTGAGGGCAAGCTTTTCACCGATCTTGCCACTAATCCGGTTTTTTCCAGCCGTGACTTTAAGGCTGTGCCTCCGAAATATCGCAGTCTCATCCCGGAATATGTCAAGGATTACGTGTCTTTGAACCAGTTCACCACATAG